A single genomic interval of Stieleria maiorica harbors:
- a CDS encoding ABC transporter ATP-binding protein, with translation MLRCHELRKLYEDHLAVDGVSFSLDPGNIGGLVGPNGAGKTTTMRCLAGLIPATDGNLCVAGCDLSGGDPKTLMELKRRLAYVPDDPPLFDDLTVAQHLEFIGRIYEVPNHRSKASELLEYFQLGDKINSGATTLSRGMRQKLAICCAYLYDPAVLLLDEPMTGLDPPGIRRLLESIKQRAAAGATIIISSHLLAMIQDVCTHLIVMQHGKLQYFGDVDQLRAEFPGAQSLEQAYFEATAAMAV, from the coding sequence TTCTTTTTCGCTGGATCCCGGAAACATTGGCGGTTTGGTGGGTCCCAACGGGGCCGGGAAAACCACCACGATGCGCTGTCTGGCCGGATTAATCCCTGCGACCGACGGCAACCTGTGCGTCGCGGGGTGCGACCTGTCCGGCGGTGACCCGAAGACGCTGATGGAACTAAAACGGCGGCTGGCCTATGTCCCCGATGACCCGCCGTTGTTTGATGACTTGACCGTTGCGCAACACCTGGAGTTCATCGGGCGGATTTATGAAGTTCCGAACCATCGGTCAAAAGCGTCCGAGTTGCTCGAATACTTTCAGCTAGGTGACAAGATCAACAGCGGCGCGACGACGCTGTCGCGGGGCATGCGACAAAAATTGGCGATTTGCTGTGCCTATCTGTATGACCCGGCCGTGTTGCTGTTGGACGAACCGATGACGGGGCTCGATCCGCCGGGCATCCGCCGGCTGCTGGAATCGATCAAACAGCGTGCCGCCGCGGGCGCAACGATCATCATTTCCAGCCACCTGCTGGCGATGATCCAGGACGTGTGCACGCATCTGATCGTCATGCAGCACGGCAAACTGCAGTACTTCGGTGACGTCGACCAACTGCGTGCGGAATTCCCCGGCGCCCAATCTCTCGAACAAGCCTACTTCGAAGCGACCGCCGCGATGGCCGTTTGA